The genomic interval GGCTCCAGCTCGATAAGCGGGAGCTCCGCAAGCGAGGAGGAGGACTGTTCGGCTCGGACGAGTTCACCGGCTCGATCGGCGTAGTCACCATAAACATGCCGCAAATCGCCTATCTTTCACGCACAGAGTCCGAGTACTTCTCGAGGCTCGACTTTTTGATGGAACAGGCGAAGATCAGCCTTCAGCTCAAGCGCAAAGTAATCGAACGCCTGCTCGAGGGAGGTCTTTTTCCCTACACCCGGCGATACCTTACCCATCTCAACAACCACTTCTCTACCATCGGAATCTGCGGCATGAACGAGTCGTGCCTCAATTTCCTGGGCGTCGACATCGTCAACCCGCGAGGCAAGGCTTTCGCCGAAAAGGTGTTGATGCACATGAGGCAGAAACTGGCCGATTTCCAGGAACAAACCGGAGACCTGTTCAATCTCGAGGCGACTCCCGCAGAAAGCACCTCGTACCGCCTCGCGCGCCACGACAAGAAAAAATATCCGGACATCATCGTCTCGGGAGACGCCGATCCCTTCTATACGAATTCGAGCCAGTTGCCGGTGCAGTACACCAGCGACATATTCGAAGCCCTGGATCACCAGGAATCGCTTCAAACGAAGTATACCGGCGGAACCGTGTTCCACATCTATCTCGGCGAAGCGGTCAAGGACTGGGAATCATGCCGGGACTTGGTCAAATCGGTCGCGGCGAACTACCGGATACCCTATTTCTCGGTATCCCCGACTTTCTCGGTATGCCCCATACACGGCTATATCAACGGGGAGCATTTCGAGTGCCCGACCTGCAAGGCCGAGCGCGAGGAAGTGCTGGCGATGCGGCTTTCCGAGCTTGAACTCGAACGAAAAACCGCGGAAAAAAGCGTATAAGCGCGCAATGAAAACACGCAGATTCTGTTCGGGCTGTCAGCAAGCGAACAGGATCGAAAAAATAAAAACGTCCCGGGAGGGGAAAGTATGAGAACAGTAACAGAGATCGACGCCGACATCGCGAGGGTCAGGGCAGAGATGCAGAACGTGCATGGAACCACGACGGAAGTCTATGCGCGGATCGTCGGATACTATCGATCGGTGCGGAACTGGAACCGCGGAAAACGTGAAGAATATAATCACAGGAAATTGTTCATCGCCGATGAACAAAGAATTGAAGAACATATGGGCGCTTTCGACCTCGTCCAGGTTCCCGGAAAGAACAGCAACGCCGTAATTTCGGAAACCTGCGCTATTGAAACTGCTCAGGCGGAAGGCGAGGCGCGCTACGAACTGTATGTGCGGAAAACCTGTCCGAACTGCCCCCCGGTAAAAGAATGCTGTACATCCCTGCCCCTCTCCGGCGAACAGATCGACGTGGACACTCCCGAAGGATTCGCCCGCGCGTCTGCGCTGGGGGTGTTTTCGGCGCCGACGGTGATCTTCTTCGATCAGTCGGGGCATGAAACCGGCAGGGCCCATTCCGTTAAAGAAATCCGTTCGCTGTCGAACGCGTACGCGGGCGAACCGGTTCTCTCCTTTTAAGGCGACTGCGCTATGAAAGTCGGGCTTTTAAAAACAAGCCTGGTAAATTTTCCGGGCCGCGTTTGCGCGGCCGTTTTTTTACCCGGATGCAATCTTCGCTGTCCATTCTGCCACAACGGCGAGCTCGCTTGCGCCCCGGTCGCTACAGGACCGTCCGGCGGAACCGGGGAAACGGAATCCTATGTGGAGATTGAGGAAGCGTATGCCCATCTTGAAAAGAGATCCAGGGTTTTAGGCGGTCTTGCGATCTCGGGCGGCGAGCCCTTTTTATCCCCCGCCCTGCCGGATCTGATACGAAAAGCCCGCAATCTCGGCCTGCAAGTCAAAATCGATACGAACGGTACGCTCACGGACAGGCTGAAAACCTTTCTCGCGGACCCTGAACTGAGGCCGGATATGATAGCGGTGGATGTGAAAACCTCTCTCAGCCGATACGGAGAATTAGCTATCGAAGAACGCGCAGGACCGCGGTTGGCCGAAGAATTGCAGAAAACGCTTCAAATACTGAAGGACGAAGCGTTGCGCGGCGGCAACGCCTCTCGCCCGCTTCGCGTAGAATACCGCACGGTATTGGTACCCGGTCTTGTCGGAGAAAAAGAATTAAGGGAAATAGCGTCTCTGCTTCCCGAATCGGCCGACTGGGAACTGGCGGGCTTTATAAGCGGAGTCTGCCTCGATCCGGCATGGAACGAGAAAACGCCGTACGGACCGGAAGAAACCCGCCGCCTCGCCTCCCTTGCCCAAAGCCTCATTCCCGGAGCAAAACTGAGATAATCAGTTCTTCCCGTAGAATGGATCGACGCAATCCGCTCCCGGCGTATGCTCCCCGAGAGCGGACTTACCGGTTTTATTTCAGCAACATTTTCGCGGCTTTCGACGTAACCTCGGAGAAATCAGTCAAATCGGCGCTGAGCACAACTTTCGAACCTTCCACCGCGATTCCGCCCATGGCGTCTATCCAGTTTTCGGAAAGGCGCAGATTGGCCGCTTCTTTTCCCCCGCTCATGCTGACGGCGGCCGCTACCTTTCTGATTCCTTCTGCGGTTGCCCGCGCGACAGCGACAATCTCGGAAGCCTCGCCTTCCGCTTCATTGATCATCCGCTCCTTTTGGCCTTCGCTCAAGTTTACGGCTTCCTCATAGGCGCCCTTTGAAAGATTGATTTTCGTTTCCATCTCTCCGAGCGAACGGGCTATTTCAGCGCGCTTTTCTCGTTCGGCCTTCATCTGAGCTTCCATCGCATCCATAATCGAATCCGAAACTTTAATATTCTGTATTTCGTACCGGTTCACCTTGACGCCCCAGGGATCAGAGGCCTCGTCGACTGCCTTCACCACAGAAGCGTTGATCATCTCGCGGGCTTCGAAGGTGTTGTCGAGTTCGAGCTGGCCGATCACCGAGCGCATCGTCGTCTGCGCGAGGAGCACGGTGGCTACTCCGTAGTTCTTGATGCCGTAGCTCGCCTTCTTAGGATCCATTACCTGAACATAAAGCACGCCGTCAACCCGCACCTGCACGTTATCCTTCGTAAAGCAATCCTGGGCCGGAACGTCGATGGACTGTTCCTTCAGAGTCTGGCGATACCTGACCTTGTCGAGGAAGGGAAAAAGCACGTGAAAACCAGCTTCCAGCGTTCTGCTGTAGCGTCCGAGCCGCTCCACGATGAGGGCGGTCCGGTTCGGTACGACGCGTACGCTCCGGAACAGCGTGACCACAAAAATAAAAGCGAAAACAGCCAAAAAGACTAACAAGGGCATAAACGGATTCATCAGGATTTACCTCCACGCGCAACGGTGTTTTTCACGAGATCGGCGACTACGGCCAGGCCGGCAAGTTCTTCCGGATAGACGGAAACGTCGCAGCGTTCAAGCACGGATCTGAAACGCTTGATGTAGCCTTCCGCAAGACGGATTCCCATGGCGGTTTGTCCGCCGGGAACCGAGAGCGCTTCGGCCACAAGGGACAAGCCTTCAGCCGTGGCGGTGCTCGTGATTTCGATCGATTTGGCCTGTCCTTCGGCTATGTTGATTTTGCGCTGGCGCTCTCCCATGGAGCGGTTGATCGCGTCCTGCTTGTTTCCCCGGGAAACGTTGATGAGGGCTTCGCGCTTGCCCTCGGATTCCAGGATGTTCGCGCGCTTGATTCGCTCAGCCCGCATCTGGCTTTCCATCGCTTCAAGGATAGTATCGGTCGGGGTGATGTCCCTAATTTCGTAGCGGGTAACCTTGATGCCCCAGTTGTCGGATGCTTCGTCGAGGGCCCTGACGATGTTGTCGTTTATCGAGTCTCGTCCGCAGAAGGTTTTATCCAGCTCGAGCTTGCCGATTTCGCTGCGCATCGTGGTCTTCGCGAGCTGCGCGACCGCGTAGCGGTAATTGTCGATGCCGTAGCTCGCCTTGACCGGGTCGTACACTTTCAGATACAGAATTCCGTCGACCTCGACCTGCACGTTGTCCGAGGTGATGCACACCTGCGGATCGACGTCGACCGCTTCCTCTTTCAGGTTCTGGCGGTAGGCGATCCGGTCGATAAAAGGAAACAGCAAATGAAAGCCTGCCTCGAGGGTTTTCGTGTATTTTCCCAGGCGTTCCACGACAAAGGCTTCCTGTTCGGGAACCACGACTGCGATCTTGAACAACACGATAACGAAGATCGCCGCAATCAGGTAGACTAAAAACACATCCATTTCAACACTCCTTTTTCAACATACAGACTTTCAGGATTTTTCTACAATATAAGTCACGTTGTCTCGCGCTACGATGCGGGCATGGCTTCCCGCCGCGATTGATTCGCCGGTCGTCCGCGCTTTCCATGTTGTACCCCTGAAGCGTATCCTGCCTTCCGCGGGAGGCTCGATGGCATCGACTACATCCACCACTTCTCCGACCCCGTCTTCCGGAGAAGTCCCCGAAGCACCGTTGAAAACAGTCCCTTCGAAAATTTTCGCGAACTTTTTCCGCATGAAAACAAGAGAAACGATGGAAAAAAGGACGAATAACATAATTTGAAGCCATACTGCGGCCCCTACGAAGGGAATCAGCGTGCATAATGCGGTCGCCAGGGCTCCAAGGCCGAAAAAGAAAATAACGAATCCCGGAATCAGCATTTCAAGGCCGATGCAGCCGACGCCGATCAGAGCCCATATAAACCATGATCCTATCATGAAAACCTCCGAATGTACCTTTAGTATAACACGCGGCCGGCCGATCCTGACCTTGACTTTTATACTTTCCCGGAAAATACTTAAGAAACAGCGATAATCCCAGGGGAAGGCCGATGATCAATACAAAAATAGCGATGCGCCGACTGACCGACGAAATACAATATCTTACGCTTTTAATATCGAGCCTAATAATCATAGTGGTGCTGGTATCCTTGATCGGCCTCATCACGCTGAATATGTTGAAATCCCATCAGGAACAATCCCTTGTGACCGCAGATGAAACTGCGGCGATTCTCAGGGAGCCGCTGTACAATCTGGACGAGGTGCAGGCAGTCAGAATCGGAGAAGCGCTTCTCTCGTCGGGAAGAATTTCGGGCATTACGATTTCCTCTACCGCCACCGGCTTGATTCTCTCCACCAAAATCGCAGAATCGTCGCCTCTCATTCCGTCGATACAGAAACAGATTTATTACAACGACCTCGAATTGGGCATTATTACCCTCGAATTTTCGGACAAGGACATCAGAACCACCGTGATGCCGCTCTTGCTGTTCGCGGTCATCGTCATCCTCGCCGTAATCATCGCGAATACGCTCGCTCACCGGTGGCTTCTTACCCGGCGCATCGCGGCGCCGCTGAAAGCGATTCTCAACGGACTGAACGACATAGCAGCGGGAAACTACGAATGCGTTATACCGGAAACGCCCTACAAAGACGTTAATCTTCTGGTAAGCGTCATCAACGATATGGGCGCAA from Teretinema zuelzerae carries:
- the nrdD gene encoding anaerobic ribonucleoside-triphosphate reductase, whose product is MRTVTEIDADIARVRAEMQNVHGTTTEVYARIVGYYRSVRNWNRGKREEYNHRKLFIADEQRIEEHMGAFDLVQVPGKNSNAVISETCAIETAQAEGEARYELYVRKTCPNCPPVKECCTSLPLSGEQIDVDTPEGFARASALGVFSAPTVIFFDQSGHETGRAHSVKEIRSLSNAYAGEPVLSF
- a CDS encoding radical SAM protein, whose protein sequence is MKVGLLKTSLVNFPGRVCAAVFLPGCNLRCPFCHNGELACAPVATGPSGGTGETESYVEIEEAYAHLEKRSRVLGGLAISGGEPFLSPALPDLIRKARNLGLQVKIDTNGTLTDRLKTFLADPELRPDMIAVDVKTSLSRYGELAIEERAGPRLAEELQKTLQILKDEALRGGNASRPLRVEYRTVLVPGLVGEKELREIASLLPESADWELAGFISGVCLDPAWNEKTPYGPEETRRLASLAQSLIPGAKLR
- a CDS encoding SPFH domain-containing protein — its product is MNPFMPLLVFLAVFAFIFVVTLFRSVRVVPNRTALIVERLGRYSRTLEAGFHVLFPFLDKVRYRQTLKEQSIDVPAQDCFTKDNVQVRVDGVLYVQVMDPKKASYGIKNYGVATVLLAQTTMRSVIGQLELDNTFEAREMINASVVKAVDEASDPWGVKVNRYEIQNIKVSDSIMDAMEAQMKAEREKRAEIARSLGEMETKINLSKGAYEEAVNLSEGQKERMINEAEGEASEIVAVARATAEGIRKVAAAVSMSGGKEAANLRLSENWIDAMGGIAVEGSKVVLSADLTDFSEVTSKAAKMLLK
- a CDS encoding stomatin-like protein translates to MFLVYLIAAIFVIVLFKIAVVVPEQEAFVVERLGKYTKTLEAGFHLLFPFIDRIAYRQNLKEEAVDVDPQVCITSDNVQVEVDGILYLKVYDPVKASYGIDNYRYAVAQLAKTTMRSEIGKLELDKTFCGRDSINDNIVRALDEASDNWGIKVTRYEIRDITPTDTILEAMESQMRAERIKRANILESEGKREALINVSRGNKQDAINRSMGERQRKINIAEGQAKSIEITSTATAEGLSLVAEALSVPGGQTAMGIRLAEGYIKRFRSVLERCDVSVYPEELAGLAVVADLVKNTVARGGKS
- a CDS encoding NfeD family protein, producing the protein MIGSWFIWALIGVGCIGLEMLIPGFVIFFFGLGALATALCTLIPFVGAAVWLQIMLFVLFSIVSLVFMRKKFAKIFEGTVFNGASGTSPEDGVGEVVDVVDAIEPPAEGRIRFRGTTWKARTTGESIAAGSHARIVARDNVTYIVEKS